Proteins encoded in a region of the Vicia villosa cultivar HV-30 ecotype Madison, WI linkage group LG5, Vvil1.0, whole genome shotgun sequence genome:
- the LOC131605831 gene encoding uncharacterized protein LOC131605831: MEHYQFYRSWMYDRMFPGRRGLKPLFMEGVAAFLSYAFAQECCRREGGVRCPCLKCGCRNIISDPSEVKRHLERVGFRPNYWVWTSNGETMQEMNREASSSQTHIEPDINRVDPGSSSSHMQCQEQFNLVEEMFTDALGVNVAYDEPQDLDGEELPNEKAQRFYQLLKEINIPLFEGSSDSKLSMCVRLLAAKSNWNVPDQCLEFFARLMLDATPVKENMPTSYYDAKRVVSKLGLEVKKIDCCIRGCMLFYDNEFGTNDGELEECKFCESPRYLVSSKGVDQRQNRVAAKSTFYLPIIPRLQRMFASMHSASQMAWHHTNRISSGMMRHPSDGEAWKHFDRVHPEFALEPRNVRLGLCSDGFTPYNFSGNAYSCWPVIVTPYNLPPEMCMTKPYMFLTCIIPGPLSPKDGIDVYLQPLIDDLKRLWVGAWTYDVSRKQNFNMRAALMWTINDFPAYGMLSGWGTHGKMGCPHCMNHTKAFTLDFGGKSSWFDCHRRFLPTNHEFRRNKDAFRKGIKVKDLPPPRLSSTQVWNNVCDLPKFTDYGEARRIKGYGVDHNWTKRSIFWDLPYWKDNLLRHNLDVMHIEKNFFDNVLNTVMDNEKTKDNEKARKDMELYCNRKELELKPRPNGKLLKPKACYTLTPQEAKAVCRWLNELRMPDGYSSNLARCADANTGKLHGMKSHDCHIFMERLLPIAFSSLPKNVLNPLTEISQFFRDICASTLRVDDIIKLDRNIPVILCKLEQIFPPGFFDSMEHLPMDVSI; the protein is encoded by the exons ATGGAACATTACCAAttctatcgtagttggatgtatgaTAGAATGTTTCCTGGACGACGTGGGCTTAAACCACTTTTTATGGAAGGAGTTGCCGCGTTTCTCTCGTAtgcgtttgctcaagaatgttgtcgcAGGGAAGGAGGGGTAAGGTGTCCGTGTTTAAAGTGTGGTTGCAGAAATATTATTAGTGACCCTAGTGAAGTGAAGCGTCACTTGGAGAGAGTGGGTTTTAGGCCAAATTACTGGGTTTGGACATCTAATGGGGAAACAATGCAGGAGATGAATAGAGAGGCTTCTAGCAGTCAAACACATATAGAACCAGATATAAATAGAGTTGATCCAGGGAGTAGTTCATCACATATGCAGTGCCAGGAGCAATTTAATCTCGTCGAGGAGATGTTCACTGACGCATTAGGGGTGAATGTGGCGTATGATGAACCACAAGACTTAGATGGAGAAGAACTCCCGAATGAGAAAGCTCAAAGGTTTTATCAACTGTTGAAAGAGATAAATATACCATTGTTTGAGGGGTCTTCTGACTCTAagctatcaatgtgtgtgagacttTTGGCTGCGAaatcaaattggaatgttcctgatcagtgtttagaATTCTTTGCGAGATTGATGTTGGACGCGACTCCTGTGAAAGAAAACATGCCTACAAGTTATTATGATGCAAAAAgggtggtgtcgaagttgggattAGAAGTtaaaaagattgattgttgcattagaggttgcatgttgttttatgacaacgAGTTTGGTACAAATGATGGGgaattggaggaatgtaagttttgcgaGAGTCCGAGGTATTTAGTTAGCAGTAAAGGAGTTGACCAAAGGCAAAATCGCGTTGCAGCGAAATCTACGTTCTATCTACCAATAATACCTAGGTTGCAAAGAATGTTTgcatcaatgcacagtgcaagccaAATGGCATGGCACCATACAAACAGAATTAGTTCAGGCATgatgcgacatccatctgatggcgaggcatggaaacacTTTGATAGAGTTCATCCTGAGTTTGCACTTGAACCTAGGAATGTCCgacttggattatgctcagatggtttcaCTCCTTATAATTTTTCAGGAAatgcatattcttgttggccagttattgttacCCCGTACAatctccctcctgagatgtgcatgacgaaACCTTACATGTTTTTGACATGCATCATTCCGGGACCGTTGAGTCCAAAGGATGGAATCGATGTTTATttgcaacctttaattgatgatctcAAGAGGCTGTGGGTGGGAGCGTGGACTTATGATGTGTCtcgtaaacaaaattttaatatgcGAGCAGCTTTGATGTGGACAATTAATGACTTTcctgcatatggcatgttgtctggatgGGGTACACATGGTAAAATGGGATGTCCGCATTGCATGAATCACACAAAAGCGTTTACTTtggactttggtgggaaaagttcgtggtttgactgtcatcgTAGGTTCTTACCTACCAACCATGAATTTAGAAGGAATAAAGATGCTTTTAGAAAAGGAATAAAAGTAAAAGATCTACCTCCCCCTCGATTGTCATCGACTCAAGTATGGAATAATGTTTGTGACCTACCAAAATTCACAGACTATGGTGAAGCACGTAGAATTAAAGGATATGGGGTTGaccacaattggacaaaaagaagtatcttTTGGGACCTCCCATATTGGAAGGATAATTTATTGCGTCATAAtcttgatgttatgcatattgagaagaacttTTTTGATAATGTGCTTAACACGGTGATGGATAATGAGAAGACAAAAGACAATGAGAAGGCTAGGAAAGACATGGAACTTTATTGTAATCGAAAAGAATTGGAGTTGAAACCTCGACCAAACGGaaaattattaaaacccaaggcttgttacACTCTTACTCCCCAAGAAGCAAAAGCTGTATGTCGGTGGTTAAATGAATTGAGGATGCCTGATGGTTATTCTTCTAACCTGGCAAGATGTGCTGACGCCAACACTGGGAAattgcatggaatgaaaagtcacgattgtcatATTTTCATGGAACGATTACTTCCAATTGCATTCAGTTCACTGCCCAAGAATGTGCTTAATCCACTTACTGAGATCAGTCAATTTTTTAGAGACATTTGTGCTTCAACTTTAAGAGTAGACGACATCATTAAATTGGACCGAAATATTCCTGTCATTCTTTGCAAGTTGGAGCAAATATTCCCGCCAGGTTTCTTTGATTCTATGGAGCATCTCCCT ATGGATGTATCCATTTGA